A single window of Periophthalmus magnuspinnatus isolate fPerMag1 chromosome 9, fPerMag1.2.pri, whole genome shotgun sequence DNA harbors:
- the opn4xb gene encoding opsin 4xb: MWSGEDMGPDGAQVKGTFFSKVDVPDHAHYIVAFFVFAIGALGITGNALVMYAFYSNKKLRNLPNYFIMNLAVSDFLMAFTQSPIFFINSLYKEWVFGETGCKLYAFCGALFGITSMVNLLAISMDRYLVITRPLRSPGWSSRRRTAVAIALVWLYSLAWSLAPLLGWSSYIPEGLMTSCTWDYVTYSVSNRSYTMMLCCFVFFIPLAIIFYCYLHMFWAIRKTSREVERLGTQVRKSTLIKQKSIRSEWKLAKIAFVVIVVYVLSWSPYACVTMISWAGHANILTPYSKAVPAIIAKASTIYNPFIYAIIHNKYRLTLSEKVPCLRCLAPGSRKECTSSSISESSMRDSIISHQSTASRSHCSSVSNHCNDVMLRDVEINPVSRHSVHATRNASLYDHKSNHKSNHKTNHKSSHKSNHKSNHKSSHRSSKKPLLPKSCKNYTHNTEKLPSSLSGSSSGCDLISSSLSIATLPLVLTRRRSHSLTDLLGSTGVKVHRGYGRGRPFSSYSMDCRDGHAPTHQHAPIKPIPRIIVISPTSESSLVHPDREDGQNGTEEAEDDDVFVPLNFSSEVFEAVELLS, encoded by the exons TAACAAGAAGCTGCGTAACCTTCCCAACTACTTCATCATGAACCTGGCTGTGAGTGACTTCCTCATGGCCTTCACTCAGTCGCCCATCTTCTTCATCAACAGCCTCTACAAGGAGTGGGTCTTTGGAGAGACAG GCTGTAAGCTGTACGCCTTCTGCGGCGCGCTCTTTGGCATCACGTCCATGGTGAACCTTCTCGCCATCTCCATGGACCGGTACCTGGTGATcacgcggcccctgcgctcgcCCGGCTGGTCCTCTAGGAGGCGCACTGCTGTGGCCATCGCTCTGGTGTGGCTCTACTCTCTCGCCTGGAGTCTAGCGCCCCTGCTGGGATGGA GCTCGTACATCCCCGAGGGCCTGATGACCTCCTGCACCTGGGACTACGTGACCTACAGCGTGTCCAACCGCAGCTACACCATGATGCTCTGCTGCTTCGTCTTCTTCATCCCCCTCGCCATCATCTTCTACTGCTACCTCCACATGTTCTGGGCCATACGCAAGACGAGCAG GGAGGTGGAGCGGTTGGGCACCCAGGTGAGGAAGTCCACCCTGATCAAGCAGAAGTCCATTCGCAGCGAGTGGAAGCTGGCAAAGATCGCGTTCGTGGTCATCGTAGTTTACGTCCTGTCCTGGTCGCCGTACGCCTGCGTCACCATGATCTCCTGGGCCGG acACGCAAACATTCTGACGCCGTACTCCAAAGCCGTGCCAGCTATCATCGCCAAGGCCTCGACCATCTATAACCCGTTTATCTACGCCATCATTCACAACAAGTACAG GTTGACCCTGTCGGAGAAGGTCCCCTGCCTGCGCTGTCTGGCTCCCGGCTCTCGTAAAGagtgcacctcctcctccatcagcgAGTCCTCCATGCGAGACTCCATCATCAGCCACCAGTCCACCGCCTCACGCTCGCACTGCAGCTCTGTGTCCAACCACTGCAACGACGTG ATGTTGCGTGACGTGGAGATAAACCCCGTGAGCAGACACAGCGTCCACGCCACGAGAAACGCGTCTCTGTATGACCACAAATCAAACCACAAGTCAAACCACAAAACAAACCACAAGTCCAGCCACAAATCAAACCACAAATCAAACCACAAGTCCAGCCACAGGTCGTCCAAGAAACCCCTGCTGCCAAAGAGCTGCAAGAACTACACCCACAACACGGAGAAG CTGCCCTCGTCGCTCTCTGGCTCCTCTAGTGGCTGCGACCTGATCTCCAGCTCCCTCTCCATCGCCACGCTCCCTCTGGTCCTCACGAGGAGGCGGAGTCACAGCCTCACTGACCTCTTAGGCTCCactggggtcaaagttcacagaGGCTACGGGCGGGGCCGGCCGTTCAGCAGCTACTCCATGGACTGCAGAGACGGACACGCCCCGACGCACCAACACGCGCCAATCAAACCGATCCCGAGGATAATCGTGATAAGCCCGACGTCGGAGAGCAGCCTCGTGCACCCGGATCGCGAGGACGGACAGAACGGGACGGAGGAGGCGGAGGACGACGATGTTTTTGTCCCGCTCAACTTCTCGTCCGAAGTGTTCGAGGCGGTGGAGCTGCTGTCGTGA